In one window of Henckelia pumila isolate YLH828 chromosome 1, ASM3356847v2, whole genome shotgun sequence DNA:
- the LOC140860954 gene encoding uncharacterized protein, which produces MGQLATATNKLEAQHSNALPSQTIPNPRENASTITLRNGKELKVKEKEIDASSKKEKNEEPKVDDKEATQEEASQDAIKHVPRYAKFLKELCTKKRKQALKGCQKVELGNVRLEKTMLDLGASINVMPYSIYASLKLPLNKTQIVMQLADRYNAYPRGVVENVLVQVNILVFPADFYVLDMENGDHNSPILLGRPFLKTSMTKIDIHSGTLTMEFDGVVVKFNIYDAMKFSNNDDCVYSVDIVDYLAQEHSPIQQDDDEGICCNGEVKEIVNTLNSAPELPQSGNLAYLSLPISNTLRLPSVLQAPVIELKMLPKHLNLEAEQEEKLVAVLKEHKTAIGWTIADIKRISL; this is translated from the exons atgggacagctcgccaccgcaaccaacaagttggaagcacaacATTCCAACGCTTTGCCATCCCAAACAATTCCGAACCCAAGAGAGAACGCAAGTACCATCACTCTAAGAAATGGGAAGGAATTGAAAGTTAAGGAGAAGGAAATTGATGCTTCGTCCAAGAAGGAGAAAAATGAAGAGCCAAAAGTGGATGATAAAGAAGCAACTCAGGAAGAAGCGTCAcaag atgctattaagcatgTACCTcgatatgcaaagtttttgaaggaattgtgcACAAAAAAGAGGAAACAGGCATTGAAGGGATGTCAGAAGGTGGAGttag GAAATGTTAGACTGGAAAAgaccatgttagatctaggagcatcgatcaatgttatgccatattctatttATGCGTCCTTGAAACTTCCTTTGAATAAAACTCAAATTGTCATGCAATTAGCAGATAGGtataatgcataccctaggggagtagtGGAAAACGTGTTAGTGCAAGTGAATATTTTAGTAtttcctgctgatttttatgtgctcgACATGGAAAATGGTGATCACAATAGTCCAATTCTATTAgggagaccatttttgaaaacgtcaatgactaaaattgatatcCACAGTGGCACACtaactatggaatttgatggtgtGGTTGTaaagtttaatatttatgatgccatgaaattttctAACAATGATGATTGTGTTTATTCTGTTGACATTGTGGATTATTTGGCACAAGAgcatt cacccattCAGCAAGATGATGATGAAGGGATTTGTTGCAATGGAGAAGTGAAAGAAATTGTGAACACCCTGAACAGTGCCCCTGAGCTGCCTCAATCAGGTAATCTTGCTTATCTCTCTTTACCAATTTCTAATACTCTgcgtcttccatctgttttgcaggcaccagttaTTGAGCTGAAAATGCTGCCCAAAcatcttaa tTTGGAGGCCGAACAAGAAGAGAAACTCGTTGCGGTTCTAaaggagcacaagactgctattgggtggaccatagcagatATCAAGAGAATCAgcctgtga